The following is a genomic window from Mya arenaria isolate MELC-2E11 chromosome 4, ASM2691426v1.
aacaaatattgtaaacaggATGGttacaaacaattgttttatgttttcgaCAGAAATGTTTGAGGGGATGTATGGTTAAACCGGTTTTCCCTCAATATTTAACACCAACAGGCAAAATCGAgcgttttaaaaataatattgtcatttaatggatgttttaaatattttttatgaaataataaaattgtatataaattggtttaaaaacatattacgTAATGTCAACTGTTATCTGTCACTATCCTAGcaaattatcatttataaatgttgatactCATTGACGATGTTAAaatttaatgcaccagtcaattgtaaccacgccgcTCGCCCCAAGGTCCAgtggtataccggggatagccgggggaAAAGGGCGTATTTTTATCTGccggttgaatgcggtggttgTGTCCTCGCGCTAAAATAGCGGGGAAaatgccttacctagggtcccttgggtgcggggcatttaGTTGGGATTTTATCAGCAGTTCGTTCCCgttattccccggacctgggggaggggcgtggttacaattgactggtgcataacctcCTCATACCATGATCCCTCCGGTGAGGCCTTCGATGAATTTATTGCTTCTggtgaaaaaagaaagaaaaaacattaaaaagtaatacataaatttatgaaatttcCGCGAATGATAAAACAACAGTCAGTATCCATTAGAATTGTGACAGTACAATTTAACTGTTCTTACCATCTTATATTTAAATAGTCTACTATAATCAAACAAGATTTTCTTACTAGATTAAATCATATGTACGTTTGGATTTTGCTTCTTGTTATTATTACTAATAAGCAGTAACAAAATACGAACAATGAGACTTGCatcattcatgaatatttcGACAACGATTTGGTCTAATGCGCAGTAAACTGTTTGTAAACAAGTTGTTGATTCGAAATGCATGTATTTcgttatattgaaaatacaGGGGATTTTATCCTAACCTTTAAAATGACAAAGTTCTTGAAATAGTTTTCGAGAGAATTCAAGCAAAACGTAACTCGTATATAAAACGGGATGTTAACATTTACAATTACAGGATTCATTAAAAAGGTGCGTTAAACTTacctttaaagtaaatatgGCAGGAAAGGATAATACACATAACGCGTTTACAGGAAATGCGACTACAACTGGAGAAAGTAACACAACATACAAATACGCTGCCTTTTTGCCGATTCCTGTAGTTTTgagtttaattttgtttcttattgGGTTTGTAACACCCGGATGGTCAGGCGCGAAAATAGAAGGAACATTTTATGGCTCTGGATTGTGGTACGATTATGTGTGTCACGCAGGATCAGATTGTGAAACCAAGCCTTTTGCTCATAAAAGTATGGTGTTAGGTGATGAACTAGCAGGTATGGTATTATTCTATGAATATATACTACGACCTTTAAACGAATGTCCATAATGAAATgtgaaaagaaatacatacacctattaaagctgcaatctcacagatataccatttttacaacttttttattttttgtcttggaaagagcaaatttttgcgttaatatctgcaaaccagtgataaaagattgctgacaaaaaatcagatcgtagattttcatatttccgttcgaaaattgatgttttatggtttaaaccgttactaacggtttaagaaaaatgcataaaatatttgaacttaattataaaaatctgcgatctaattgtTTGCCAGCactcttatataactggttctaatggatttacgcaaaaattggctccttccaagacaaaaaataaaaaagatgtcaaaacatctgtgagagtgcagctttaaaacttaaaaatttaGTAAGTTTAATGCACTACACATAGTTCAAGCTTCAATTCTTATTATGAATGCAACTGTTGACAGtgacatattatatttgtaaCTACATCAAAAACTGAattaatttacaaatgttaaaagCCTATTGGTAATACTGTGCGAGCAAcgttgtattttgtattattataattagtattatcattaagaaaaatagttttatcattattataaaaatatatatatttattattatttatatttatttataaattcaattttcTACTTTTCAGAAGCAGTTGAAAAATCCGTTTTGAAATATCGAGTAATGGCATGTTTAGCTTTGGCTTTCCAAATATTTGCAACAATCTTGACATTGTTGGCTCGAGTACCAAAGGCGAACTTTAAACAATACCTGTTTACCTTCACTGGCATCTGTGgcttatgtttgtttctttcagGTAAGAAATCGTCGTACTCTTTAAAAAATGCGTTGTATCATGTATTGTTTATCATGTTTGTCGCTAGGTAAATAGTAAACAATTatgacaaaatttcaaaaaagtcaTTTGCAATAGTGTGCTCATTGTCCACTGATGGCTGACTGTAAGagtgtttttatctttttaaattaagggttgtatgataaattatatattaaatgtagtatgcacaaaaataataaatatcaattaatttacattatCGTGGgggttttttcttcttttttatgcTACTTAGGGaactattatatattttactaatGTAATTTTGAATTGGATATTCAGTGTTCTCCTTACGACAATGATCCCCGTGTAACTAAAAAAACAGCACACAGTGCTAGTCTTTACGACATTTGTTTCATTGTCCTTAAGTCATTGGTTTCGGTGTTACTTACACTCAGTGCAAACAATGCCAGGTTTAATACAATACGTATTGAATAAGAAACAGGTAGAGTGGtaagattatttgatactgcgcaaaaacgaagtcggtaaggtacacttttcttgatatcaggtgatttgtaataaaacattgaatacatgtatttaaaacactcaaaaattaaacgagcatttatttcaaaaaataaagaaaggcgcacttttttcatcgaaacacgacgccgtttttcccgcgaaaaatgacgttttagagatttaaaataaaacaacgtaaaacaagagaaaaatatatatatatgtgtggacgctttcacaagacgcacttgaggttaaaatttcatagcggtaaacgaagaattgatgaaaatatcggttattgtagctggaacgcaaaaaaaaatgacagacgtctcaaaattgacgtcatcGGTACATTTTGAAGACTCATAGTTTCAttactgttccgaatattgaaaaagtgaaaacaGTCCTTAACTGGggatatgctcttctattcgtatatcAATTTTTCAGACATAAACTCGAAAATTCGCTCAGGGTTGCTTTCCACCTTAAGCACATTGAATTACGCTCGTGAGTATTATCCTGACCAATCGGTAGTATATATCTAGCTATCATTGATTCACATATATCCCCTCTTCCATattgaattaataaatgttgttgttttaatttcagcTTTGTTCAGTTTGGTCACATCAGGGATGCATGTACACCAGATTATCAAGGCTTATAAGGTctacaagaaatatatatacctCTTTGAAGAAATGCCTTTTATATTTCCGTATTCCTTGTTTTTGTTCGGCATCGGAGGAATAATTTCCGCGTTGACAATGTGTTTCATAATGGGAACATTTTGCTCCAAGCGCATGCCAATTAATGGGCCCACTGGAAGCACCATACTGATGTCTTAGTGTGTTGTTCAAATGTCTTAAACAGGAAATTCAGTTCTCAACAGATTTGTTAAACTTGTGAATTAATCAACGACGTTTCGTTTGACCATGCCAATGACTATGCAGTACAATCCactttcttgcataccggatgtgtgtttccggtcatgtgaccggtgctggaaacaatcttcttgcataccggacgtgtatTTGAATCTAAATGAACCGTTTTTAAAGGGTCATTCGAGGTTATAGTACTGCCACAGATTTATTGAATATACAATATGTAGGACGGTTAAATTTGTTTATccgatattattttaaaatagaaaaaaggtttAATCCAACGTTTATGGAAAATGAAGAGACTTTACATTTATCATTGTTAATCATTGTTGAAttatgtctgtctgtttgtctgtggACGATGAACAGTGTCATTCATATCGAGTCTACTGTTTCACATCTTTATTTCCGAACGATATATCTTTACAATGGAATACTTTATTCTTGAAAATTAATAACCTTCTACTAATGATATATGTTACAAATGAAACTAGAGGGACACATGCAAACTATAGGTGTTGACTTAAAATACTAAACGTTACGAACCCTGTTCAGttaattattgaatataatttatctttttatttacttatttacccataatattctgtttataatttcaattaataaaaaagtatgcaTGTTTGTGTTTGTCGCCATTGTGTACAATATTCGGCCCCAACCATCTATGACCTACTTGACCAACTCGCCTGACTAGTTCTGCACTACTTTAATGacctttcaaaaatatgtaaacaaaacaagtgAGCTAAACATTACCACTACCTTTAAATATGATGTTGCTGACCCCTGTCCTGGTATGTATTATAGATGCTTCTTTCACTTTTTGCATCGTTTATCAAGAGACACTATTGACACATTTAAAAGTACTAGACACTAGATTAATCCAAAATCGGCATAAACATTATTACCTCAAAACAAGGCATGTATTGTCAATACCAACTAGTATGAGGTCAATAGTACAtcactttacataattaaaataatattttgtcgatgtctcagctgagttaactcgtttaaaaatagcgcatttATAATTGTTTCCAAGCTTGTaatgtatatttagcatgtgaaagtcccGTGATACCGACACTATTATTTTCCTAAAATGTGATTTAATATATacgtttataaacataaatatatgtaccCCACCATTGTATTTTTGATAAGAAGGTTATACAAGACGTGGTATAACGCctataaaatacaatgaaacaaacagggacaagcccagtagtcgaacattcaaaagtaaaccctgtttaggggcacaaggcaagagcccaaacgacaatggactatagacacaaacatattaacatcacttccattaaaacaaacaccaaaaactaACCATACCTTCATCGAACTTGCCTTACCGTAAAATGATTGGATCtttcttcttattttgctcaatagaGTGAATTCTTCTGACGATGTTTCGCCGGAGTATCCTCCTTGACTTCAATACACAAGAACGTAACACAAATTTAAACGCGCAAGCCATtccatattttgacatttgacagaTAGCGgtaaatttaaaccaaattaaaaccgaaatataaaaaagaataattaaatAAGCAGGTATATAACAAATAgaatttttctttctttttggaattgccAGTTCATGACAAcccgtttattttatttattgtataaaacaaacatttcatacaatatatataagtatatatatcgacgtgaaacaatatcatttaacaattgaggtgaatattaaacattttgaaaatgccttaacattatattgtaattttattaacacaattgtttaaaaaacgtTTAGAAATGCTTTTATTCTTCAAGTGAGTTTGAAGaactttcaaattattatataaatggtacATAATATTTATCGGTTTGGATCTTCTTTCACAAATAAAGTAGGTCTTATAGATGCAATAGACAAtctgacttaaaacaatgtttacaatattatactCTTTTTGGTCGATTTTGTAACCTActatatatcttaaattcttaatttctttCTGTATTCTGCATCTTTTAAAGATATCATGTATAGCATTccagaaagttgtcaaaaatggacatttaataaagaagtgtTCGTAGTCTTCTACTTcattacaataaatacataaaggGCAATACTTCAATTTCcaagtaaataaatttaaattcgtTGCTACAAGGTTatgcaataactttattttaaattgtttgacttTATTTATCCACAATGGACTTATGAACAATATAGTAccaagagttccagcaaatatGCTCTTGCAACCGTCGATCCCAATAACCATGAATGTAAGGCTTTTcataaaattgctttatatagatttaatatatttgcttattcgTCATATCTTTAAAAGGTTTATTCTGGATACTTATTAGTAATTTTGGATTGACGTTTGTTTTTGTAGATATATCCGATGTAAGAGTTTCTTTCCAAGTGTTAgaaattgcttgttttaaaatatttacttctgcaatccaattttatttattttttagcttaTCAAGAATACAATTAGCGTCTACGTTGCCCGAATTCGAAAGAATGTCGTTTATGTATAGTATGTTGGAATCAATCCAGTTCTTAAATAGaagacttttttttttttatgagtttattaccccatattatttcttttctaatattAAAGTATCTTTTGGGTGTTTTCGTTTGATAAACTGGAAGTTGCTTAAACTGAATccatattaataacaaatgcttatagaacaaaatgattttgtttgttttaataggTAAAGACTTAATGGAGTCTAAATTCATAGGAAATATAAGACAATTCTTTCAAAATTGGTCTAATACTACTGATGGTATAATTTTCCAGTTTGCATCAACTATATTAGTCAGATTAATCACCcattttaatgtcattgttttagaactatgaattatattcaaaatccGGCATCTCTAAACCACTTTCAAGTCTGTTTCCCATAACTGTTTTACGcttgattttatcttttttccaCTCCAAAGAAATTCAAAAACCATGGTGTGTGTATAGTCTTTATAATTGAATCAGGCGTTACTATATTTTGAGGAAGATATACAAGTTTTGGAAAAAGTAaagattttaaaacagttattttgccAACGACagttagattttttttactcCAATTATTTATCAAGTGTTTACgtttatctattttttcattccagcttaaatttatacatttaatcatttccaaaatatacTCCAATGATTTAACGTATCTTGACGTAAACTTTATGTTATTCataatattacttatattattttttgatttgCCAATCCAAAGGCCTTGGGTTTTTTCTCTATTTAGTTTCAGTCCAGAATAATTTCCAAACTGATCGATTATATCAAGAATAATTGGTATTtcattgtgattttttaaaaagacagtTGTGTCATCAGCGAGTTGAGTAACTTTAAGATGTTTCCCTTGAACGTTTATACCttcataattttcatattttcttaacTGTGTTGATAAGACTTCAGCTACTATAATAAAACGCAACGCAGAAATAGGACAATCTTGCCGTACACCACGTTGTAGTCTAAATAAGTTTGTGATCCATCCATTGTTTGCAATTTTCGATGTTATGTTACAATACAGAGTTTTCACCCAATTAAGAAAGGAGGGTCTAAAtccatatttattcaaaatttcgAACAGGAAAGGCCACCCGACTGtatcaaaagcttttttaaaatctaaaaatagaatagCACCGTCTAAATCAGTTAAATCCGTATAATCAATTATATCATCTATTTGcctaatgttaaaacatatatttctattttttatgtatccTTGTTGGTCTTGACTTATGATGCTTGGTAAAACGGATTGAAGTCGTTTTGCTAATACCTTTGCTGCTaacttataatcaatatttaagagAGAAATAGGTCGCCAGTTTTCAAGATTTTCTGGGTctccttttttatataatagcGAAAATACACTTTGTTTTAGAGTAAAAGATAATTTACCTTTTTCATAACTCTCATTTTAAGCTGAAATAATTAGGTCTCCAATTAAATGCCAAAACGTTTGATAAAACTCTACCGTAAGACCATCGAGTCCAGGTCTTTTGTTAAGTTTCATATCATTAAGTGCTCTTGTAGCTTCTTCATTCGAAATTTCTCCCTCACAATTATCGGCTAATTTAGAATCCAATgttaaatctaaataaattcgatatcatttaaatactgGTTATAATGTTCGTCGTTTTTAAAGTTTGATGTGTATAAATTCTTATAAAATTCGACTTCTGCATTTAGTATATCTTGAGTTACAAGTATTCTGGTCCCATCAATCGTGAATAAATGACTTTTTTACTTTGACGtgatttttcaagtttaaaaaatattttgaatattcctttttcaataaaatctaCCTTTTACTGTATTTGTGCGCCTAtagctttatttttatattttcttttatttctccTTCAATTAGAATAATACATGCGGAAATTTCAACGTCCGGGTGATTGTTATtcgatttatttaatattttaagttctTTTTCTAATTCATTAAGACGATTATGGCGAGTTCGCGATTGTTGTTTCGAAAATTCAACTGTTCGATTTCTAATTTCTATTTTACAAATTTCCCATTTTATCTGAGGTTTAATATCTTGTTGAATGATTGCATCTAAAGAAATGCCGATAATAGTTTTGTACTCAATATTTTCAAGGAGAGAATTATTGAATTTGCAATACCCAGGAGCTCGTTTAttagatttttttgattttgtattttgattttcattgaaagaGCCATATGAACCGTTGCTTTTTAGGATGGCAGGTCTTATATCTGTGGCATATATTTGGGGTACAAAGTTATGCTCAATTAGCCAGAAATCTATTCTACCTTTCTCTATATCATTTTTACGCCTCCAAGTAAATTGTTGTTTCTCTGGATTAAGTTATCTCCAAATATCACACAATTTATGCTTTTTGATTAGATTCGATAAGTTTTTAACAGTATTGATCTCCGACTTTTGTGAATTGCTTATTCGATCGCTAATTGTTAATGTGTCATTATAATCACCCCCAATAATCTTAATACCTGaactattttcatatatgatatttgataatttggtttaaaagtcatttctttcttttttaccatttggGGCATATAAGTTCactaatgtgtatgtattatcaaatatgtCTAAATTGAGTAAAGTATATCTGCCTTGTATATCGCTTACgtagttcaaaatatttatttgaagttcATTCTTTATCAATATTGAACAACCCTTACTATTCGATTCACCATAACTATTTATAAGAGTCAACCCaatgaattcatttttaattattttgttaatattatcattaaaatgtgtttcttgTAGAAAGGCTATATCTGCTTTTTGGTTCTTTAACCATTGACTTAAACGGGTGCGTTTACTACTATCCCTTAAACCTTGAACGTTAGGAGACATAATATGAATAATTCTTTGTAGAATGCGCGtaaattgaatgataatttcCAACTTAGAATGTTCTTATTTTGTTATAGTCCAAACTTCTTAAGCTCTTATTTCCCCCAAAAGGTTCCTGTAAAGTCAACACATTTGGTTATAGATACATAATGAACAACATGCTTTTAATCAAAACCTtgacttgaaagttaaatgtgCAATCTAAGCATTTAGTGTAAAAAGTATTCTTAAATGCAAATTCAACACTTGTTTTACCAAATAGTTTCAATACTATACAACTCGTATAGGCAGCCATTTTGGTTGTATTATGTGTTGGTTCTCCGGATTTCTGACGTAATGACTATAAATAAAGATCAGTAAACATATCAAATGTTCGATGGTGCGTAACTCATGTATGCCTTTGCCATGGCTCATGCATTTATGTAAGGCTCTacccaatctcattaaaattaaatcatcTCGTTTCGTTCACTTTATGTAATTACGTTGTGAATCGCGTATTGGGGATCTGAATGTAATGAGGCTATGCATAAACACAAGTCAGGGCGATGATGTGTATCAAGTTtgaatttaatcatttttaaaactgttaagGTGGTTCtctacacattttaaaatgcaacaGACCGAATCCACCAGTATTTAGCACCAAAAGGCAAAAGCGAgcgttttaaaaatgtttttgtcatttgattgatgttttaataagttttataaaatcataaaattgtatatatattggtttaaaaaaagtattgcgTTATGCCAAATGTTAATTGTGATTATCCTAGAaatatactattattattaatttcgaTACTGATtgacaatgttaaaaataaaccctCCATACAATGACCACTCCCTTTAATTAATAAAGAATGAGGCCGTCGATGAATTTATTCCATCTGGTGAAAGAAAAACTTTAAAGGTAATGCATAATAAGTTCATGAAAATTCCGGGGATGATGACTGCGACAGTCAATATTCGTTACAATTGTGACAGTACAATCAAACTGGTTTTTCACCGT
Proteins encoded in this region:
- the LOC128231833 gene encoding uncharacterized protein LOC128231833; this translates as MAGKDNTHNAFTGNATTTGESNTTYKYAAFLPIPVVLSLILFLIGFVTPGWSGAKIEGTFYGSGLWYDYVCHAGSDCETKPFAHKSMVLGDELAEAVEKSVLKYRVMACLALAFQIFATILTLLARVPKANFKQYLFTFTGICGLCLFLSALFSLVTSGMHVHQIIKAYKVYKKYIYLFEEMPFIFPYSLFLFGIGGIISALTMCFIMGTFCSKRMPINGPTGSTILMS